A single Anatilimnocola floriformis DNA region contains:
- a CDS encoding sialate O-acetylesterase has translation MIRTVCVSLLLLAFGSLKLSAADRPIKVFILAGQSNMEGKGKVSLLEYQIAQPETRDLFAHWQKDGKWIERSDVRIKFLDRAGPLTIGYGSPKCIGPEIEFGTVVGNHYEEPVLLIKTAWGGRSLYRDFRSPSAGLPKDEVLQKMLTEMQKKKPEATLDDVKTPFGAAYRDMLKEVRETLADLKNQFPGATDLKYELCGLAWFQGWNDMINADYTAEYTVNLQHFIRDVRKDLDKPNLPFVIGQMGVDGEKATGNVQKFKEAQAAVLDAAEFKGNVALVKTDVFWDTAAEAVYKKGWRDNIDEWNKVGSDYPFHYLGSCRTMKDIGGALAKSMIELQPKK, from the coding sequence ATGATTCGCACTGTTTGCGTGTCGCTTCTGCTGTTGGCGTTTGGATCGCTCAAACTCTCTGCCGCCGATCGCCCGATCAAAGTCTTTATCCTCGCCGGCCAATCCAACATGGAGGGAAAGGGGAAGGTCTCTCTCCTCGAATATCAAATCGCACAGCCGGAAACGCGCGACCTCTTTGCCCATTGGCAGAAAGATGGCAAGTGGATCGAACGCTCGGATGTGCGGATCAAGTTTCTCGATCGCGCCGGACCGCTCACCATCGGCTACGGCTCGCCAAAGTGCATCGGTCCCGAGATCGAGTTCGGCACGGTCGTCGGCAATCACTACGAAGAGCCGGTGCTGCTGATCAAAACAGCTTGGGGCGGCAGGAGCCTCTATCGCGACTTTCGCTCGCCGAGCGCCGGTCTGCCGAAGGATGAAGTGCTGCAGAAGATGCTCACCGAGATGCAGAAGAAAAAACCGGAAGCCACGCTCGATGATGTGAAGACGCCGTTTGGCGCCGCGTATCGCGACATGCTGAAAGAGGTTCGCGAAACGCTTGCCGATCTTAAGAATCAATTTCCCGGCGCGACCGATCTGAAGTACGAGCTGTGCGGCCTGGCTTGGTTCCAAGGCTGGAATGACATGATCAACGCCGATTACACGGCCGAGTACACCGTGAATCTGCAACACTTCATTCGCGATGTGCGGAAGGACTTGGACAAGCCGAATCTGCCGTTTGTCATCGGCCAAATGGGTGTCGATGGCGAGAAGGCGACCGGCAACGTGCAGAAATTCAAAGAAGCCCAAGCCGCCGTGCTCGACGCCGCCGAATTCAAAGGGAACGTCGCGCTCGTGAAAACCGACGTCTTTTGGGACACCGCCGCCGAAGCCGTCTACAAAAAAGGCTGGCGCGATAACATCGACGAATGGAACAAGGTCGGCAGCGACTATCCCTTCCACTACCTCGGCAGTTGCCGCACGATGAAAGACATCGGCGGTGCGCTAGCGAAGTCGATGATTGAACTGCAGCCGAAGAAATAG
- a CDS encoding S41 family peptidase, which translates to MTLRFNSPLCIVALAALTVIPTVGRAQQPLLNAPALNSGAAINHGDLAQALEQGSQLEQQKRWAEAVLHYEDALKANPERPELKQRLTMVKAHYDVARRYNDGSYTKAIHTLTEVEALQIYEDVLLKVSAHYVTAPKWQDLVRQGTTNLGAALTEPVFASSNRLNLTAEQHAQLQRDIRFWTDRQPIDDRRAAKDLVEAIARTIKHRYSIAPQAIILEYASGAAAALDEYSSFLTDSQMDEIFAQIEGNFVGLGVELKTEPAGLLVVNVISGGPAQQGGVRAGDRIVQVDEKSSDQVSPDQLADLLRGTEGSLVSVTLRNPTGELRTLKLARRRVEVPSVEDVRMIDDTGVGYFKLTSFQKTTSRDVDAALWSLHKQGMRSLIMDLRGNPGGLLTAAVDVADKFVKDGLIVETRGRSNRENASHWGKTENTWGMPLVVLIDHDSASASEILAGAIHDHHRGTVVGEKSYGKGSVQGIFPLAVNHTGIRLTTAQWFTPNGTAISKKGIDPDIVVRSVAKPVPGQPVAAGDDAILRAGLQAATNLTTASK; encoded by the coding sequence ATGACTCTACGCTTCAACTCCCCGCTCTGCATTGTTGCTCTCGCCGCATTGACGGTCATTCCGACCGTTGGTCGCGCTCAGCAACCACTTTTGAACGCTCCCGCTCTCAATAGCGGCGCTGCGATCAATCACGGCGATCTCGCCCAGGCGCTCGAGCAAGGCTCGCAGCTCGAACAGCAAAAACGCTGGGCCGAGGCTGTGCTGCACTATGAAGACGCCCTCAAAGCCAACCCCGAACGACCTGAGCTCAAGCAACGCTTGACCATGGTCAAGGCTCACTACGATGTGGCCCGCCGCTACAACGACGGCAGCTACACGAAGGCCATTCACACGCTCACCGAAGTCGAAGCCCTGCAGATCTATGAAGATGTGCTGCTGAAGGTTTCGGCCCACTATGTAACCGCGCCGAAGTGGCAAGATCTGGTGCGGCAAGGCACGACCAACCTGGGCGCTGCTCTCACCGAACCGGTGTTCGCTTCCTCGAACCGCTTGAACCTGACCGCCGAACAGCACGCTCAGCTGCAACGTGACATTCGCTTTTGGACCGACCGCCAGCCGATCGACGATCGTCGCGCTGCGAAGGATCTGGTCGAAGCCATCGCCCGTACGATCAAGCATCGCTACTCGATCGCCCCGCAAGCCATCATTCTGGAATATGCCAGTGGCGCTGCCGCGGCCCTCGATGAATACTCGAGCTTCCTCACCGACAGCCAGATGGACGAAATCTTCGCTCAAATCGAAGGCAACTTTGTCGGCCTGGGTGTGGAGCTGAAGACCGAACCGGCCGGCCTGCTCGTGGTGAACGTCATCAGCGGCGGCCCTGCTCAGCAAGGCGGCGTGCGGGCTGGCGATCGCATTGTGCAAGTCGATGAAAAGAGTAGCGATCAAGTTTCGCCTGATCAGTTGGCCGATCTACTTCGCGGCACGGAAGGGAGCCTGGTCTCGGTCACGCTCCGCAACCCAACCGGTGAGTTGCGTACCCTGAAGCTTGCTCGCCGCCGTGTCGAAGTCCCCAGCGTTGAAGACGTGCGGATGATCGACGACACGGGCGTCGGTTACTTCAAACTGACGAGCTTTCAGAAGACGACTTCGCGAGATGTGGACGCTGCTCTGTGGAGCCTGCACAAGCAGGGCATGCGGAGCCTGATCATGGACCTCCGCGGCAACCCAGGTGGTCTGCTGACGGCTGCCGTCGACGTGGCCGACAAGTTTGTGAAGGACGGTCTGATTGTGGAAACTCGCGGCCGTAGCAATCGCGAAAACGCCTCGCACTGGGGCAAGACCGAAAACACGTGGGGCATGCCGTTGGTGGTGCTGATCGATCACGACTCGGCCAGTGCCAGCGAAATTCTCGCCGGTGCCATCCACGATCATCACCGCGGCACGGTGGTCGGTGAGAAGAGCTACGGTAAGGGTTCGGTGCAAGGCATCTTCCCGCTGGCCGTGAACCACACCGGCATCCGCTTGACTACGGCTCAGTGGTTCACGCCGAACGGCACTGCGATCAGCAAGAAGGGTATCGATCCGGACATCGTGGTTCGCTCGGTCGCCAAGCCGGTGCCGGGCCAGCCGGTTGCTGCCGGTGACGATGCCATCCTGCGGGCTGGCTTGCAAGCCGCTACGAATCTGACCACGGCCAGCAAGTAA
- a CDS encoding enolase C-terminal domain-like protein — protein sequence MKITRIEPLVCHARMRNWIFVKVHTDQPGLFGWGEATLEWHTRAVVGALEDLSQLLVGEDPTRIEHLWQMMHRQHFWHGTGIVRATAIAGIDLALWDILGKVASMPCSKLWGGPVRDHVRTYCHLGGGRMEDFYETPVDNAKRFAELAQQAVADGYTAFKSMAVPSTLPLEGMKPIRAAEAAVRAMREAVGEEIDIMVDCHARPSPAMGLQFGKALEPYHLYFFEEPCWAENIEGLAMINRELVTPVATGERMTHLAQFRDLFAARGCEVCQLDITHCGGLSEARRIAALAEAHRISLAPHNPQGPVSTAASLEFGFSQPSYIICETVHNDVPWRNDVVQEGFSIDPKGRIVRPNTRPGLGIEINEAEVRKHPFEQELLQRVFLSDGSVGDW from the coding sequence ATGAAAATCACCCGGATCGAGCCACTCGTCTGTCACGCCCGCATGCGGAATTGGATCTTTGTGAAGGTCCACACCGATCAGCCGGGCCTGTTCGGTTGGGGCGAAGCGACGCTCGAGTGGCACACGCGGGCCGTGGTTGGCGCGCTTGAGGATCTTTCGCAACTCCTCGTCGGTGAAGATCCCACGCGGATCGAACACCTGTGGCAGATGATGCACCGCCAACACTTCTGGCACGGCACGGGCATCGTGCGCGCCACGGCGATCGCCGGTATCGATCTCGCGCTGTGGGATATTCTCGGCAAGGTGGCGAGCATGCCCTGCAGCAAACTCTGGGGCGGTCCGGTGCGCGATCATGTCCGCACGTATTGCCATCTCGGCGGCGGGCGGATGGAAGATTTTTATGAAACGCCGGTCGACAATGCGAAACGATTTGCCGAGCTCGCGCAGCAGGCCGTGGCCGATGGTTACACCGCGTTCAAGAGCATGGCCGTGCCCTCGACGTTGCCGCTGGAAGGGATGAAGCCGATCCGCGCTGCCGAAGCGGCCGTGCGCGCGATGCGCGAAGCAGTCGGCGAGGAGATCGACATCATGGTCGATTGCCATGCTCGGCCTTCGCCGGCGATGGGTTTGCAATTCGGCAAGGCGCTCGAGCCGTATCATCTCTACTTTTTCGAAGAGCCCTGCTGGGCAGAGAACATCGAAGGGCTGGCGATGATCAATCGCGAGCTGGTCACGCCCGTCGCGACCGGCGAGCGGATGACGCATCTCGCGCAGTTCCGCGATTTGTTTGCGGCCCGCGGGTGCGAAGTTTGTCAGCTCGATATCACGCACTGCGGCGGTCTATCGGAAGCTCGTCGCATCGCCGCACTGGCCGAGGCCCATCGCATTTCACTCGCGCCGCACAATCCACAAGGGCCGGTGAGCACCGCGGCTTCGCTGGAGTTCGGCTTCTCGCAGCCGAGCTACATCATTTGCGAAACGGTTCACAACGACGTTCCCTGGCGCAACGACGTAGTGCAGGAAGGTTTTTCGATTGACCCGAAAGGACGCATCGTGCGACCGAACACTCGGCCTGGCCTGGGCATTGAGATCAACGAAGCCGAAGTGCGCAAGCATCCGTTCGAACAGGAACTGCTGCAACGTGTCTTTCTCAGCGACGGCAGCGTGGGCGATTGGTAA
- a CDS encoding dihydrofolate reductase family protein, whose protein sequence is MPTQYYTACSLDGFIATEDDSLEWLFQLGDPSETSYGEFIRNVGALAMGSTTYEWLLRHAIKPGDPAGEPWPYSQPTWIFTTRQLPVIPGADIRFVSGDVRPIHEQMTAAAGGKNLWIVGGGELVGQFYDAGLLDELILQIGAVTLVTGKPLLPRRIITPPLKLLSVEQINNGLAELRYAVPRPA, encoded by the coding sequence ATGCCCACGCAATACTACACCGCATGCAGTCTCGACGGTTTCATCGCCACCGAGGACGATTCCCTCGAGTGGCTCTTTCAGCTCGGCGATCCGAGCGAAACTAGCTACGGCGAATTCATTCGCAATGTCGGCGCCCTTGCCATGGGCTCGACCACTTACGAATGGCTCCTCCGCCATGCCATCAAACCTGGCGATCCAGCCGGCGAACCCTGGCCTTACTCACAACCGACCTGGATCTTTACCACGCGCCAGCTGCCCGTCATTCCCGGCGCCGATATCCGCTTTGTCTCTGGCGATGTCCGCCCCATCCATGAGCAAATGACCGCTGCCGCCGGTGGCAAAAATCTCTGGATCGTTGGTGGCGGCGAACTCGTCGGCCAATTCTACGACGCCGGCTTGCTCGACGAACTCATCCTCCAAATCGGCGCGGTCACACTCGTCACCGGCAAGCCACTCCTCCCCCGCCGCATCATCACGCCGCCGTTGAAGTTGCTCTCCGTCGAACAGATCAACAACGGCCTCGCCGAACTGCGTTACGCCGTACCGCGACCTGCGTAG
- a CDS encoding DUF3500 domain-containing protein: MNLKKKACPDCEVDRRDFLRAVGGVALATAAAPLLTSSVFAAPSPKSAAETVAAELFKSLSAEQRKAVCFDFDHDLRKKINANWHITKQKIDDPFYTKEQKAQANEIVKRVCSEDGYQRLLKQTEYDDGGVGAYSMAFFGNPDSGKFQWTLTGRHLTLRADGDSVDKAAFGGPLIYGHGEENPKENLYLYQTQKTNEVFKALDPKQAEKALLANAPGEDKVQIQGASGKFPGVGVSELSSDQQELVEDTLKVLLAPYRAEDADEVMAMLKADGGVSKLHMAFYQTGDLGQDKTWDIWRVEGPSFVWHFRGAPHVHAYINIAAKA, translated from the coding sequence ATGAACCTGAAGAAAAAAGCCTGTCCCGACTGCGAAGTCGATCGTCGCGACTTCCTCCGCGCGGTAGGCGGCGTAGCCCTCGCCACCGCAGCCGCGCCGCTGCTGACCAGCTCTGTCTTTGCCGCGCCTTCGCCCAAGAGCGCCGCCGAAACCGTGGCTGCCGAGCTCTTCAAGTCACTCTCTGCCGAGCAACGCAAAGCCGTTTGCTTTGACTTCGATCACGACCTCCGCAAAAAGATCAACGCCAACTGGCACATCACCAAGCAAAAGATCGACGACCCGTTCTATACCAAGGAACAAAAGGCCCAAGCCAACGAAATCGTCAAGCGCGTCTGCTCCGAAGACGGCTATCAGCGGCTGCTGAAGCAAACCGAATACGACGACGGCGGCGTCGGTGCTTACAGCATGGCCTTCTTCGGCAACCCCGACTCGGGCAAGTTTCAGTGGACTCTTACCGGCCGCCATCTCACACTGCGGGCCGATGGCGACAGCGTCGACAAGGCTGCCTTCGGCGGGCCGCTGATCTATGGCCACGGCGAAGAAAATCCCAAGGAAAACCTCTACCTCTATCAAACGCAAAAGACCAACGAGGTCTTCAAAGCCCTCGATCCGAAGCAAGCCGAGAAGGCGCTGCTCGCGAATGCACCTGGCGAAGACAAAGTGCAGATCCAAGGTGCCAGCGGCAAGTTCCCCGGCGTCGGTGTGAGCGAACTAAGCAGTGATCAGCAGGAACTGGTCGAAGACACCCTCAAGGTGCTGCTTGCTCCGTACCGTGCCGAAGACGCCGATGAAGTGATGGCCATGCTCAAAGCCGATGGCGGCGTGAGCAAGCTCCACATGGCCTTCTATCAAACGGGCGATCTCGGTCAGGACAAGACCTGGGATATCTGGCGCGTCGAAGGTCCGTCGTTTGTCTGGCACTTCCGCGGCGCACCCCACGTGCACGCCTATATCAACATCGCGGCCAAGGCCTAG